In uncultured Bacteroides sp., one genomic interval encodes:
- the purT gene encoding formate-dependent phosphoribosylglycinamide formyltransferase: MIKKIVLLGSGELGKEFVISAQRKGQYIVACDSYAGAPAMQVADECEVFDMLDGEALERVIKKHQPDLIVPEIEAIRTERLYDFEKQGIQVVPSARAVNFTMNRKAIRDLAAKELGLKTAKYFYATTLKELKEAADKIGFPCVVKPLMSSSGKGQSLVRSAEELDHAWEYGCSGSRGDIKELIIEEFIKFDSEITLLTVTQKNGPTLFCPPIGHVQKGGDYRESFQPAHIDPAHLKEAEDMAEKVTKALTGAGLWGVEFFLSHENGVYFSELSPRPHDTGMVTLAGTQNLNEFELHLRAVLGLPIPGIKQERIGVSAVILSSIASKEAPRYKGLEDVAKEEDTYLRIFGKPFTKVNRRMGVVLCYAPLGSDLDKLRDKAKDIASRVEVY; encoded by the coding sequence ATGATAAAGAAGATTGTATTACTCGGTTCCGGAGAGTTAGGAAAAGAGTTTGTAATTTCAGCTCAGCGTAAAGGACAATATATTGTGGCTTGTGATTCGTATGCCGGAGCGCCTGCCATGCAGGTAGCAGATGAGTGTGAAGTATTTGATATGCTAGATGGAGAAGCTTTGGAACGTGTGATTAAAAAACATCAACCAGATCTGATTGTTCCGGAAATTGAAGCAATTCGTACTGAGCGTCTTTATGATTTCGAGAAACAAGGAATACAGGTTGTTCCTAGTGCTCGCGCTGTAAACTTTACTATGAACCGTAAGGCAATCCGTGATTTAGCGGCAAAAGAGCTTGGTTTGAAAACTGCAAAGTATTTCTATGCTACTACTTTGAAAGAACTTAAAGAAGCTGCTGATAAGATTGGGTTCCCATGTGTAGTAAAACCTCTAATGTCATCTTCTGGTAAAGGTCAGTCGTTGGTACGTTCTGCCGAAGAGCTTGATCATGCTTGGGAATATGGCTGCAGCGGAAGTCGTGGTGATATAAAAGAATTAATAATTGAGGAATTTATTAAATTCGATAGTGAAATTACTCTGTTAACAGTTACCCAGAAGAATGGGCCTACTCTTTTCTGTCCTCCTATAGGACATGTGCAAAAGGGCGGTGACTACCGTGAAAGTTTCCAACCTGCACATATAGATCCAGCTCATTTGAAAGAGGCTGAAGATATGGCCGAGAAAGTTACCAAGGCATTGACCGGTGCCGGACTTTGGGGCGTGGAATTTTTCCTAAGTCATGAGAACGGAGTTTATTTCTCCGAATTATCACCTCGTCCGCACGACACTGGAATGGTTACTCTTGCGGGAACACAAAATTTGAATGAGTTCGAACTTCATCTTCGCGCTGTACTTGGACTTCCCATTCCTGGAATTAAGCAGGAGAGGATAGGGGTAAGTGCTGTTATTCTTTCTTCTATTGCCAGCAAAGAAGCACCTCGTTATAAAGGTTTGGAAGATGTCGCGAAAGAGGAAGATACTTATCTTCGTATATTTGGTAAGCCATTTACAAAGGTTAACCGCCGTATGGGAGTCGTGTTGTGCTATGCTCCGTTAGGATCCGACTTAGATAAACTTAGAGATAAAGCGAAAGATATTGCTTCCAGAGTAGAAGTATATTAA
- the gnd gene encoding decarboxylating NADP(+)-dependent phosphogluconate dehydrogenase, protein MTNKSDIGLIGLAVMGENLALNIESKGWRVSVYNRTVAGVEEGVVDRFVSGRAHGKKIMGFNNIEDFVNSISQPRKIMLMVRAGNPVDELMEQLYPFLSPGDILIDGGNSNYEDTARRVRESEAKDIYFIGAGVSGGEEGALHGASIMPGGSAGAWFEVRPILQSIAAKAEDGSPCCEWIGPGGSGHFVKMIHNGIEYGDMQLISEAYFIMKHLLEASNDEMASYFETWNEGKLKSFLIEITSKILKYKDADGDYLIDKILDTAGQKGTGKWSVINAMDLEMPLNLIATAVFERNLSARKELRMEASSIYNREASQKTYLAEELIKEIYSSLYASKLVSYAQGFNVLKCASDKYGWRLNLALIARLWRGGCIIRSAFLNEIAKAFEEDRHLSNLLLAPYFKDEIVSALPFWKRLVSVAAKEELPVPAFSSALNYFYSLTTNNLPANLVQAQRDYFGAHTFERIDLPRGVFMHENWIGKANSTKSGNYII, encoded by the coding sequence ATGACAAATAAATCTGATATAGGATTAATAGGTCTTGCAGTGATGGGAGAAAATCTTGCATTGAACATAGAAAGTAAAGGATGGCGGGTTTCTGTATACAATCGCACGGTAGCAGGTGTGGAAGAAGGTGTTGTCGATCGCTTTGTATCTGGACGTGCTCATGGGAAAAAGATTATGGGCTTTAATAATATAGAAGATTTTGTAAATTCTATATCCCAGCCTCGCAAAATTATGTTGATGGTGCGCGCCGGTAATCCGGTCGATGAATTAATGGAACAGCTCTATCCGTTTCTTTCTCCGGGAGATATATTAATTGATGGAGGCAATTCTAATTATGAAGACACTGCAAGAAGAGTCAGAGAGTCAGAAGCAAAAGATATTTATTTCATAGGAGCCGGCGTTTCGGGTGGTGAAGAGGGAGCTTTGCATGGTGCATCAATTATGCCTGGAGGATCAGCCGGTGCCTGGTTTGAGGTAAGACCTATTCTTCAGAGTATTGCAGCAAAAGCCGAAGATGGTTCTCCTTGCTGCGAATGGATTGGGCCGGGCGGCTCTGGACACTTTGTGAAAATGATTCATAATGGCATTGAATATGGCGATATGCAGTTAATTTCTGAAGCTTACTTTATAATGAAACATTTATTAGAGGCTTCAAATGATGAAATGGCTTCTTATTTTGAAACGTGGAATGAGGGAAAACTCAAAAGCTTCTTAATAGAAATTACTTCTAAAATATTAAAATATAAAGATGCTGATGGAGATTATCTGATCGATAAAATTCTGGATACTGCGGGCCAGAAGGGAACAGGAAAATGGTCGGTTATTAATGCCATGGATTTAGAAATGCCACTGAACCTTATTGCGACTGCTGTTTTTGAGAGAAATCTTTCTGCCAGAAAAGAACTTCGTATGGAGGCTTCAAGTATATATAATAGAGAAGCTTCTCAAAAAACATATTTGGCAGAGGAACTGATTAAAGAAATATATAGTTCTCTATATGCATCAAAATTAGTATCGTATGCTCAAGGGTTCAATGTTCTGAAATGTGCTTCTGATAAATATGGGTGGAGATTGAATTTGGCATTGATTGCACGGCTCTGGAGAGGAGGATGTATTATTCGTTCTGCATTTTTAAATGAAATAGCCAAAGCTTTTGAAGAGGATAGGCATCTGTCTAATTTGCTTCTAGCTCCTTATTTCAAAGACGAAATTGTATCGGCGTTACCTTTCTGGAAACGATTGGTTTCAGTAGCCGCTAAAGAAGAATTGCCTGTGCCTGCATTTTCATCTGCTCTTAATTACTTTTATTCTTTGACAACCAATAATTTACCTGCAAATTTGGTACAGGCGCAACGAGATTACTTTGGAGCACATACCTTTGAAAGAATAGATTTGCCTAGGGGCGTTTTTATGCATGAAAATTGGATTGGAAAGGCTAATAGCACTAAGTCAGGAAATTATATTATATAA